The genomic stretch CCAACGGCTCGGGCAAGTCCCACTTCCTGCGCCTGCTTGCCGCGGGAGGCTCAGACCCGGACAAAGAGCATGAGCCGGTGTCCGACGTCGAAATTGCCCACGTGCCCCACGAGGGGTCCGTGAAGCTTGGCGCCCGGATCCGTCCCGGCTTCTTTGCCCAGACGCACGCCCGCCCGGACCTGCTGAACCGCACGCTGCTGGACATCCTGCACCGCGGCGACGAGCACCGTTCCGGGCTGGGGCGCGAGGCCGCCGCCAGTGCGCTGGACCGCTACGGCCTGGCCTCCAGCTCCGAGCAGAAGTACGACTCCCTCTCCGGCGGGCAGCAGGCGCGCTTCCAGATCCTGCTGCTGGAGCTTTCCGGGGCAACGCTGCTGTTGCTTGACGAGCCCACCGACAACCTTGACCTGCATTCGGCCGAGGCGCTGGAAAAGGCGATCGACTCCTTCGAGGGGACCGTCCTGGCCGTCACGCATGACCGCTGGTTTGCCCGGTCCTTTGACCGGTTCCTGGTGTTTGGCTCCGACGGCAAGGTGTACGAATCCGACGAACCCGTGTGGGACGAAAAGCGGGTGGAGCGGGCCCGCTAGAACTGGGCGAAGGTCTTCTGTGCCAGTCCGAAGCTGATGGTCATGCCGATGCCCGAGGTGACCGAGACTGCGGTGACGTTGGGCGCCAGCTCCTTGATGAGGAAGCTCTGCTGCGGGCTCGAGGCGTAGATGCCCTGCCACCGCTGCAGCACCTCGAAGTTGCGGCCCAGCAGTGTTTGGGCGGCCTGCATCAAGGTGTCCGAGGTTGCCTCGGACAGGAACGGGTCCTGCGTGGTTTCCGTGTGGTGGCTGTCGCCAATGAGCAGGGTGCCGTCGGGGCGCTGGGTCAGCATGAGGTTTGCGTCGATCGCCAGCAGCTCGGGACTCCTGGCTTCCAGTTCCGTCCGCAGGGCCGCGGCGGCAGCGGTCTCGGCAAAAGCCGGGTAGCGCAGCATCGACGTGCCGGTCAGCACGGCGCGCTTGATGGACGTGTGGGCAGCGGGGCGGACCAGTGCCATCTGCAGTGCGCAGCGGTTGACCTCGAACGGTTCGGCAAGTTCAGTGTGCACCCAGTCGAGGTCGTGCCCCACGCAGACAATGGCGCGCGACGCCGTCACCGGGCCGCGGGAGGTGCGCACGGTGACGGGGCCCTCCGGGGAGGATCCGGCGTCGGCCACGCCAAGGTAGGAGGTGCGCCAGGAGAAGCTGACGCCGGGCTGCGTGGCAAGCCAGGCGGCCAGCCTGCCCACGGCCTCGCGGGGGTCCACGCGGATGTCGCGGTGCAGCAGCGCGCCGCCCAGGATGGCCGGGTCGCCGCTGCCGGAAAGCTCCTGCCGCACGCGTGCGGCGCCCACCAGCTCCACCTCGCCGGCGCCCCGGACGGCCGAAAGCTCCTCGAGCACGGCCACCTCCTGCACATTCCGCGCCACGGCCAGGGCGCCCGACTCCACCGCAAAAAAGCCGGCCAGTGCGCTGTGCCTGAGCCAGCCCTCCCGTGCGGCCGA from Arthrobacter stackebrandtii encodes the following:
- a CDS encoding TIGR03364 family FAD-dependent oxidoreductase, with product MNPGRTSRGGPATACPARSRQGKVEVMTVSNPVPPADVLIVGAGIIGLAHAAEAVARGLSVHIIDRDTRAVGASIRNFGHCCVSAQSGELLELASAAREGWLRHSALAGFFAVESGALAVARNVQEVAVLEELSAVRGAGEVELVGAARVRQELSGSGDPAILGGALLHRDIRVDPREAVGRLAAWLATQPGVSFSWRTSYLGVADAGSSPEGPVTVRTSRGPVTASRAIVCVGHDLDWVHTELAEPFEVNRCALQMALVRPAAHTSIKRAVLTGTSMLRYPAFAETAAAAALRTELEARSPELLAIDANLMLTQRPDGTLLIGDSHHTETTQDPFLSEATSDTLMQAAQTLLGRNFEVLQRWQGIYASSPQQSFLIKELAPNVTAVSVTSGIGMTISFGLAQKTFAQF